The following coding sequences lie in one Pseudomonas syringae CC1557 genomic window:
- a CDS encoding O-antigen ligase family protein, giving the protein MPLAMPLGLLFSLMFGVMIWLLPAPFVLMAAVGLAAAATVIRRPLWGLLLFCMIGTFLPYSTVQIGVRTTVSEALIMLTWGSYLLQAMFQEQARVPQMLRTEKLLVALMLFSAFPFLVGQLTVVAEGNGPINWVRWLFNLSILFLVPRLLTDSKTLENVILAMLGGTLLMLLLSISIYVSKGSATAIIPILGSLGYSGADTLSESLRSFSTRMGSPWMHPNVAGGALAMLIPLAFCFGMTRSGSARKLGLVVAALGTIGLLLTGSRGALVSLVAVMLWMARRRVPHFGRLLMGGIVAGVLLLMLYPPLQERLMGLFADDDVSTAIRFLEYSHFPDAMATFPFGIGFKTDPPVAGYTQFGISNLWLNFIYKIGLPGMLLFIAVTISWWKEVRPARGRIVLTRDNAIALGCMTGVLAALVSGLFDHYFSFTSVLAALFWLFIGISLHETRRLRAMAAKTDAAKTNRHSVAPPEPEASV; this is encoded by the coding sequence ATGCCGTTGGCCATGCCATTGGGGTTACTGTTCAGCCTGATGTTCGGCGTGATGATCTGGCTGTTGCCGGCACCGTTCGTGCTGATGGCCGCGGTCGGCCTCGCGGCGGCGGCCACGGTGATTCGTCGTCCGCTCTGGGGCCTGTTGCTGTTCTGCATGATCGGTACGTTTCTGCCCTACTCGACCGTGCAGATCGGCGTTCGCACCACGGTGTCCGAAGCGCTGATCATGCTGACGTGGGGCAGTTACCTGTTGCAGGCGATGTTTCAGGAGCAGGCCCGCGTGCCACAAATGCTGCGCACCGAGAAACTGCTGGTGGCGCTGATGCTGTTCAGTGCCTTCCCGTTTCTGGTCGGGCAACTGACTGTGGTCGCCGAAGGCAACGGACCGATCAACTGGGTTCGCTGGCTGTTCAACCTGTCGATCCTGTTTCTGGTCCCGAGGCTGCTGACCGACAGCAAAACCCTTGAAAACGTTATCCTGGCGATGCTCGGCGGGACCCTGCTGATGCTCCTGCTGTCGATTTCCATCTACGTCAGCAAAGGCTCGGCGACCGCCATCATCCCGATCCTTGGCAGCCTCGGGTACAGCGGCGCGGATACCCTCAGCGAAAGTCTGCGCTCGTTTTCCACCCGGATGGGCTCGCCGTGGATGCACCCCAACGTGGCAGGCGGCGCGCTGGCGATGCTGATACCACTGGCGTTCTGCTTCGGCATGACCCGTAGTGGCTCGGCGCGCAAACTGGGCCTGGTGGTAGCCGCGCTGGGGACCATCGGTCTATTGCTGACCGGCTCACGCGGTGCACTGGTGAGCCTGGTGGCGGTGATGCTGTGGATGGCCCGCCGACGTGTTCCACACTTCGGACGCTTGCTGATGGGCGGCATTGTGGCCGGTGTCTTGCTGTTGATGCTCTACCCGCCGCTGCAAGAGCGGCTGATGGGGCTGTTCGCCGATGACGACGTCAGCACTGCGATCCGCTTCCTGGAGTACAGCCACTTCCCGGACGCCATGGCCACGTTCCCGTTCGGCATCGGCTTCAAGACCGACCCGCCGGTAGCGGGCTATACGCAATTCGGTATCTCCAACCTATGGCTGAACTTCATCTACAAGATTGGCCTGCCCGGCATGTTGTTGTTCATCGCCGTGACGATCAGTTGGTGGAAGGAAGTACGCCCGGCACGCGGGCGAATCGTCCTGACCCGGGACAACGCCATTGCTCTGGGTTGCATGACAGGCGTGCTGGCTGCGCTGGTCAGCGGTCTGTTCGACCACTATTTCAGCTTTACCAGCGTGCTGGCCGCACTGTTCTGGCTGTTCATCGGCATCAGCCTGCACGAGACCAGACGCCTGCGCGCCATGGCCGCAAAAACCGATGCTGCAAAAACCAATAGACACTCCGTTGCACCACCCGAGCCGGAAGCCTCCGTATGA
- a CDS encoding acyltransferase: MKHRMMHSHNLREALPDYARKMAVPLEELEAAYQWMLDNEVCFETRIKERTLSFICYLNIEPRIEHPLARRFYKLLASETLGQLIPLYGINWPTLRDRMLRVWEQAYNILICKIPSHTLRLLWLRMGGAKIGKGSTVWRNTEVLGVDSLRIGNDTTVGWHCQLDARGGLVIGDHVTIASHVLIIAGGHDLNEPEFWAVGGPVFIGDYAWICSRALLSFGADIGEGAVVGGNSVVSKRVAPYAIVSGPNAEVKGERARNLNYKVGGKGLFTLFH, translated from the coding sequence ATGAAACACCGCATGATGCACTCACACAACCTCAGAGAGGCACTGCCTGACTACGCACGCAAGATGGCCGTGCCGCTCGAAGAGCTGGAAGCAGCCTACCAGTGGATGCTGGACAACGAAGTGTGTTTCGAGACACGCATCAAGGAGCGCACGCTGTCGTTCATCTGCTACCTGAATATCGAGCCGCGGATCGAACACCCGCTGGCGCGGCGCTTCTACAAGCTGTTGGCCAGTGAAACCCTTGGCCAACTGATTCCCTTGTACGGGATCAACTGGCCGACCCTGCGCGACCGCATGCTGCGCGTCTGGGAGCAGGCCTATAACATCCTGATCTGCAAGATTCCGAGCCATACCCTGCGCCTGCTGTGGCTGCGCATGGGCGGAGCGAAGATCGGCAAGGGCTCGACGGTCTGGCGCAACACTGAAGTGCTGGGCGTCGACAGCCTGCGTATCGGCAATGACACCACCGTGGGCTGGCACTGTCAGCTGGATGCCCGGGGCGGGCTGGTGATCGGCGATCACGTCACTATTGCCTCGCACGTGCTCATTATCGCGGGTGGACACGACCTCAACGAGCCTGAATTCTGGGCCGTGGGCGGGCCGGTGTTCATTGGCGACTACGCCTGGATCTGCAGCCGTGCCCTACTCTCGTTTGGCGCCGACATCGGTGAAGGCGCGGTGGTCGGTGGCAACAGCGTGGTGTCCAAACGCGTCGCGCCCTACGCCATCGTCAGCGGCCCGAATGCCGAGGTCAAAGGCGAACGAGCCCGTAATCTCAACTACAAGGTGGGCGGCAAAGGCCTGTTCACCTTGTTCCACTGA